One genomic region from Cydia strobilella chromosome 27, ilCydStro3.1, whole genome shotgun sequence encodes:
- the LOC134753470 gene encoding uncharacterized protein K02A2.6-like, which translates to MPIGKIEQFDLASKKWLAYIRRVKQFITLNEIKDNLQVATLVTLVGEATYSLMCDLCAPADPETKTFTDLVKIVGDHLEPKRSEIAERHVFRQRRQKAGEPVGEYLQALKHLASTCNFSSGLEENLRDQFVSGLSDDDMRSRLFAEAKLTYKRAVELALALEAAERHAQASSSGSGASAATAGHGAGEALHRVEARGGALRKPVERELERLVAEGTIYKVDYSDFGTPIVPVIKKSGEIRICGDYKVTVNPKLVQDPYPLPRIEELFAALSGGEQYKKFQKFMEETLRGLRGVAVFLDDIAVTGRDRDEHMANLTALFERLRDVGLRIKLEKCSFMQDSIVYVGFIIDKQGLHPDPDKIKAIVEAPAPNDVTQLRSFLGLINYYAKFIPNLSSTLYPLHRLLRKDVPWVWSTDCNKAFLHVKNVVAGRGVLVHYDPDLPLVLAVDSSSYGLGSVLSHRFPDGSERPICFASRTLTAAERAYSQLDKEALAIIAGVIKHHQYLYGRHFIIKTDHKPLTFIFGSKHGLPQTAASRLQRYATRLAAYDFQIEFVKSNDNSNADALSRLPLPCRRNKEKGLDAMSYINYVEESFPISARDVASGTQSDVVLKNIFNYVRDGWPVSVLAEQEKSYFHRKDKLTLDRGCILYNHRVVIPDGLRQQVLMELHEGHLGVVKMKNLARGYVYWPQLDAEIEALCRACAACRQQRDAPPRATLHPWSFPSRPWQRLHVDFGEFQGKHYLVTVDAHSKWIEIQKMPSTNAAATILKLRKQFARFGLPSQIVSDGGPPFASAEFAEYLKKNFITHTITSPYRAAGNGAAENAVKTAKRAMKKALHEGADIDIAICRFLFQYRNTQHCTTGVTPAEALMGRRLRGRLDIILPTFERAERVNRAQDRAGQHRPGAERHVQPGDTVQARDYRRQSGKWAEAIVTERRDPLTYTVRLSDGHEWKRHIDQLLPIQSAKNRYSLSKFEPKSVVNNDDDIVLPSTSNSRPSPTHNDVSEESDEYQDPSEEPPASAPEECQSGAGVRPNPTSKVVPTDPPMSEDLTQ; encoded by the exons ATGCCGATCGGCAAAATTGAACAGTTTGACTTAGCGAGTAAAAAGTGGTTGGCGTACATTAGGCGTGTCAagcaatttataaccttaaatgaGATAAAGGATAATTTACAAGTGGCTACCTTAGTGACGTTAGTAGGGGAAGCCACTTATAGTTTGATGTGCGATTTGTGTGCGCCGGCTGATCCTGAGACGAAAACTTTTACGGATTTAGTAAAAATAGTCGGCGACCATCTCGAACCAAAGCGCTCCGAAATTGCGGAGCGACACGTGTTTCGTCAACGTAGGCAGAAGGCGGGCGAACCAGTAGGCGAGTACTTGCAGGCCCTAAAACATCTAGCCAGTACGTGCAATTTTAGTAGCGGCCTCGAAGAAAACCTGAGGGATCAATTTGTATCCGGCCTATCGGATGACGATATGAGGTCCCGCCTATTCGCGGAGGCGAAGTTGACGTACAAGCGAGCGGTGGAGTTGGCTTTGGCGCTCGAGGCGGCGGAGAGGCACGCGCAGGCGAGCAGCTCGGGCAGCGGAGCGAGTGCAGCCACCGCGGGACACGGCGCCGGCGAGGCGCTGCACCGGGTGgaggcgcgcggcggcg CATTACGTAAGCCTGTGGAGCGGGAACTCGAACGACTCGTGGCGGAGGGTACTATTTATAAAGTCGATTATTCAGATTTTGGTACACCCATTGTACCAGTAATTAAAAAATCGGGCGAAATCCGTATTTGCGGCGACTACAAAGTGACCGTTAATCCTAAGTTGGTACAGGACCCGTACCCGCTGCCACGAATCGAGGAGTTATTTGCCGCGTTGAGTGGGGGCGAGCAATACA AGAAATTTCAGAAGTTTATGGAGGAGACACTCAGGGGGCTGCGGGGGGTCGCGGTCTTCCTGGACGACATCGCGGTAACCGGGCGCGACAGGGACGAGCATATGGCTAACCTGACGGCGTTGTTTGAAAGATTGCGCGATGTAGGTCTcagaattaaattagaaaaatgtTCATTTATGCAAGATAGCATTGTTTACGTAGGGTTTATTATAGATAAACAAGGTTTGCATCCCGACCCCGACAAGATTAAAGCTATTGTGGAAGCGCCTGCGCCGAATGACGTCACGCAGCTACGATCATTCTTGGGGTTAATTAACTACTACGCGAAGTTTATACCTAACCTTAGCTCAACGCTTTATCCGCTACATCGGTTGCTACGTAAAGACGTACCTTGGGTTTGGTCGACAGAttgcaataaagcatttttacaTGTCAAGAATGTCGTGGCTGGCAGGGGCGTACTGGTGCATTACGATCCCGACCTTCCTCTAGTGTTAGCCGTTGACAGCAGCTCGTACGGTCTGGGCAGCGTATTGTCTCACCGCTTCCCGGACGGCTCGGAGCGGCCCATATGTTTCGCGTCTCGGACGCTGACCGCGGCCGAGCGGGCGTATAGTCAACTAGATAAAGAGGCGCTCGCAATAATTGCGGGTGTTATTAAACACCATCAGTATCTGTATGGccgtcattttattattaaaacggaCCACAAGCCTCTAACTTTTATATTTGGGTCTAAACACGGTTTACCGCAAACGGCCGCTAGTAGGTTACAAAGATACGCGACTAGGTTGGCAGCTTACGATTTTCAGATTGAATTTGTTAAGTCGAACGATAACAGTAACGCGGATGCGCTCTCGCGGTTACCGTTGCCGTGCCGGCGTAATAAGGAAAAGGGGTTAGATGCAATGTCATACATTAATTATGTAGAAGAGTCGTTTCCTATCAGCGCGAGAGATGTGGCGTCAGGGACGCAATCGGACGtggttttaaaaaatatatttaattatgttagAGATGGTTGGCCGGTAAGTGTACTAGCCGAGCAGGAgaaatcatattttcataggaagGACAAATTAACATTGGATAGGGGTTGCATTTTGTACAACCACCGGGTGGTCATACCGGATGGATTGAGGCAACAAGTGCTAATGGAGCTGCATGAAGGGCACCTTGGCGtcgtaaaaatgaaaaatttagcACGCGGGTATGTATATTGGCCGCAGTTGGACGCCGAGATCGAGGCACTATGCCGCGCGTGCGCCGCTTGCCGCCAGCAGCGCGACGCGCCGCCGCGCGCCACGCTGCACCCCTGGAGCTTCCCGTCGCGGCCATGGCAGCGTCTGCATGTTGATTTCGGCGAGTTTCAGGGTAAACATTATTTAGTTACAGTTGATGCCCACAGCAAGTGGATCGAAATCCAAAAAATGCCTAGTACTAATGCTGCTGCGACAATCCTCAAGTTAAGGAAGCAGTTCGCTCGATTTGGTCTCCCCAGTCAGATAGTAAGTGATGGGGGACCACCGTTCGCCTCTGCAGAGTTTGccgagtatttaaaaaaaaactttatcacGCACACCATAACGAGCCCTTATCGAGCGGCAGGTAATGGCGCTGCTGAAAATGCCGTCAAGACCGCCAAACGGGCAATGAAAAAAGCGTTACACGAGGGTGCAGATATAGATATAGCTATTTGCAGGTTTCTATTCCAGTATCGCAACACACAGCATTGTACAACGGGTGTAACCCCTGCAGAAGCCCTGATGGGTAGGCGTTTGCGTGGACGATTAGATATAATACTGCCCACGTTCGAACGAGCCGAGCGAGTAAATAGGGCACAGGATCGGGCTGGACAGCACCGGCCGGGCGCTGAGCGGCACGTGCAGCCCGGGGACACGGTGCAGGCGCGTGACTACCGTCGCCAATCCGGTAAGTGGGCCGAAGCTATCGTCACAGAGCGTCGAGACCCGCTCACATATACAGTACGTCTCTCCGACGGACACGAGTGGAAACGTCACATCGATCAGCTGTTGCCGATTCAATCGGCGAAGAATCGGTACTCGTTATCAAAATTCGAGCCAAAGTCAGTTGTCAACAACGATGATGATATCGTGTTGCCATCAACTTCGAACAGTAGGCCAAGTCCTACCCACAATGATGTCAGCGAGGAGTCGGATGAGTACCAGGATCCGTCAGAGGAGCCTCCGGCGAGCGCACCCGAGGAGTGCCAGTCAGGCGCCGGAGTGCGGCCAAATCCCACCTCCAAGGTGGTACCCACCGACCCACCTATGTCGGAAG ACCTTACGCAATAA